GTCAGTGTTCCTATAAGATGTTTTGTATAGCAAAGTATACTTATAATGAAGATATTTAGTTGCTTTCCAGAGTTTCAAGGTAACCATGTTTTACTCTTctataaagaaattttatacattttatgggatttttctttcatttttttacagaaaagtaAGAGAATGTGATAGGAAAAATCAGATCAGTGATGTCAGCACTTCCAACAGTTACACAGGGAAGGTCCGCGTCTTGGAGCCTGACGAAGATTACCTCATCAACGAAGTCGTCAGCGCATATCGTCAGTCCCTCGAGGTCAGCATCGACTCGGAAATCCCACGAGACAATGCCTCTTTCTTGGACTTAGTCAATATAGCAGAACTGAGTGTACGTCGAGTTATCGACATggcaaagaaaataaaatctttcaaATCTCTGTCTCAGACGGACCAGATCAGTCTGCTAAAAGGAGGCAGTATAGAACTACTCATCATTCGCTCGGTCATCacatttgataaagaaaaacaacattttctggATCCGTTTGACAATGAGAGCAACGCTATGTCCTTGGACCAGCTCAAGGTCGGAGAAGGTGGCGGATTGTTTGAGGAgcacatgaaattcacaaaatcTTTAGCAATAGATTTGAAGGCGGACGAGACCATGCTCATTCTGTTGTTGGTTATCTCTCTTTTCTCACCGGATCGTACAAATGTGACAGACAAAGCTTATATCTGCCAGGAACAGGATAAGTATGCCCTGCTCCTTCTACGCTACATGGAGTCTAGGTACCCCTCTAGTCTTGTGCGCTCTCTCTATCCCAAACTCTTGATGAAACTCACTGACATTCGTAACCTGAACGAAGAGCACTCGCATGTTTTGCTCAAGGTGAATCCAGAAGGTATCCAGCCATTGATGAAGGAGGTCCTGGATCTCAATGTGAAGAATGAAATCGCgtaatgttataaaataaacCCATCCGAAGGGTTTATGTGATATTTGACCGTAACTGCCGGTGAATTGAGGTTCGCTGATTCTATCACGCTGTGTGAAAGCTGACTCGGTTTACCGATATTCACAGTTCAACTTGTGCCACAATATTCTGCCTTTCAAGCTAAGTGGACGTACACCGACAAACAGTGGTTTGATTGGCCTAATTAAACCAGAGAAGGATGGAGCACCATGGCTTCATCTGCCACATGGTATAAGGGAGGTTCAGCTCCAGTTAACTATGTACATTATCGTGTTTATCAAATAGACACCCTTCGTCCATACGGTAATACGTGTACAGCCATTTTAGTCCAAGTGCATGATGGGAGTATGTGTAAGCTCGTGGAATCAGCTTACAAAGAAATAACATTGTCTATTTCGTAACAATAATCAATATGAATCATAGCTCTCAAAATGATGGAGACAAAATGGACTTCAGAGATACTTAATGTTACAAATCGGTGTACATTTTGCCAAATTATGTTTCGAGTTCATGTCACCTGATTGGTCGTTCAGTAGACAACCAATAAACACTGATACCAGACATGAGGAATAGCTGTAGGCTAGCTGGTGTTTGTGCGAGGCCAAAGACTTTGTGCAGATATACGATCTGATGAAGATTTACATATTGATAACTGTTTTATCTCCGGTGATTAGATTTGGTGTTAATTAGAATACAATTACTTGATGGCACTCTATCGAAGCAGTACTAGAAATActgataaattaaaatatatttttatcagaaaGATTATTCAGGAAAATCAAGATGAAATATAGAAAAAGTATAACTTTGGAAATATCTTGTCTAAGATGTCATGTGAAACATGtcatgtattgttaattaagagTTTGGCCTGGAAATGAATGGGAGGCAGCGATCTATAATACTGACTATATATGGCATGTGAACAGGATGATGAGAACTCTCCTGACTACCCACGAGAGATGACGGCCCGGACGTGGGCGTTACATAAACAGCAGAACAGTGCTTCCTcttcatttatatgtatattagtTCAACACTCATATTCTTCTAAAGAGTTActcaaagggagacaatttaatattttctttggTAGAAAATGTATTCATCCATCATAAGTACTGATTCGAGTCACAATCAAGTGCCACTCTGGGAGGTGGTCAAATTAATATGATATTGCATATGTATGTGAAATAAATGTTTGCTATAATATTGTGCTCAAGTAAATATTGTGCaaatataagggagataactatgtatTAGCCATCGTATTGATGTACATCTGTTACTATAGTTACTCCAAGCCTAGCTATACCATATAGTGTAGTTAATGGAGGAAAAAACACTAATAAATGCTGAATCGTTGAAGTGCCTGTTTCTCATGTCCATGTGATAAAATACTTGTAGTCTCCAACTGTAGTGTCCACAAAATGATCATTTTGTCGCATCGTTATTGCCCTATATTTCGTACAGAGTGCATACTTGTAGATACCCCAGTAACTGGTGTGTATATTTCATAgtgttatcaaaattttaaaaaatgaaaatatgagaTGATGTTAATGACATATAGTGCTTATACAGTACAGAGt
This genomic window from Argopecten irradians isolate NY chromosome 11, Ai_NY, whole genome shotgun sequence contains:
- the LOC138334348 gene encoding vitamin D3 receptor B-like isoform X6 produces the protein MEYTGCDLDLHTSVLDIDGVYLYDDAVKMDLSFEDSNSNSMPSMSNPYRPMDVRVAEDVHKARKNKEDKYCGVCGDRALGYNFDAISCESCKAFFRRNAPKGLEYFKCPYEEKCKMDVSNRRFCKRCRLRKCFEIGMRKEYILTEEEKSRKKQRIEENRYTKGQKVRECDRKNQISDVSTSNSYTGKVRVLEPDEDYLINEVVSAYRQSLEVSIDSEIPRDNASFLDLVNIAELSVRRVIDMAKKIKSFKSLSQTDQISLLKGGSIELLIIRSVITFDKEKQHFLDPFDNESNAMSLDQLKVGEGGGLFEEHMKFTKSLAIDLKADETMLILLLVISLFSPDRTNVTDKAYICQEQDKYALLLLRYMESRYPSSLVRSLYPKLLMKLTDIRNLNEEHSHVLLKVNPEGIQPLMKEVLDLNVKNEIA
- the LOC138334348 gene encoding vitamin D3 receptor B-like isoform X7, encoding MDLSFEDSNSNSMPSMSNPYRPMDVRVAEDVHKARKNKEDKYCGVCGDRALGYNFDAISCESCKAFFRRNAPKGLEYFKCPYEEKCKMDVSNRRFCKRCRLRKCFEIGMRKEYILTEEEKSRKKQRIEENRYTKGQKVRECDRKNQISDVSTSNSYTGKVRVLEPDEDYLINEVVSAYRQSLEVSIDSEIPRDNASFLDLVNIAELSVRRVIDMAKKIKSFKSLSQTDQISLLKGGSIELLIIRSVITFDKEKQHFLDPFDNESNAMSLDQLKVGEGGGLFEEHMKFTKSLAIDLKADETMLILLLVISLFSPDRTNVTDKAYICQEQDKYALLLLRYMESRYPSSLVRSLYPKLLMKLTDIRNLNEEHSHVLLKVNPEGIQPLMKEVLDLNVKNEIA
- the LOC138334348 gene encoding vitamin D3 receptor B-like isoform X4, giving the protein MESLSARKTSSEPPTVASTALHKLAANLNNLDIHQYLYDDAVKMDLSFEDSNSNSMPSMSNPYRPMDVRVAEDVHKARKNKEDKYCGVCGDRALGYNFDAISCESCKAFFRRNAPKGLEYFKCPYEEKCKMDVSNRRFCKRCRLRKCFEIGMRKEYILTEEEKSRKKQRIEENRYTKGQKVRECDRKNQISDVSTSNSYTGKVRVLEPDEDYLINEVVSAYRQSLEVSIDSEIPRDNASFLDLVNIAELSVRRVIDMAKKIKSFKSLSQTDQISLLKGGSIELLIIRSVITFDKEKQHFLDPFDNESNAMSLDQLKVGEGGGLFEEHMKFTKSLAIDLKADETMLILLLVISLFSPDRTNVTDKAYICQEQDKYALLLLRYMESRYPSSLVRSLYPKLLMKLTDIRNLNEEHSHVLLKVNPEGIQPLMKEVLDLNVKNEIA
- the LOC138334348 gene encoding vitamin D3 receptor B-like isoform X3; translated protein: MSDRVIRSGYREHLHMCDHFSPVKRLDVLGHLSGIKLLGYPQMYLYDDAVKMDLSFEDSNSNSMPSMSNPYRPMDVRVAEDVHKARKNKEDKYCGVCGDRALGYNFDAISCESCKAFFRRNAPKGLEYFKCPYEEKCKMDVSNRRFCKRCRLRKCFEIGMRKEYILTEEEKSRKKQRIEENRYTKGQKVRECDRKNQISDVSTSNSYTGKVRVLEPDEDYLINEVVSAYRQSLEVSIDSEIPRDNASFLDLVNIAELSVRRVIDMAKKIKSFKSLSQTDQISLLKGGSIELLIIRSVITFDKEKQHFLDPFDNESNAMSLDQLKVGEGGGLFEEHMKFTKSLAIDLKADETMLILLLVISLFSPDRTNVTDKAYICQEQDKYALLLLRYMESRYPSSLVRSLYPKLLMKLTDIRNLNEEHSHVLLKVNPEGIQPLMKEVLDLNVKNEIA
- the LOC138334348 gene encoding vitamin D3 receptor B-like isoform X8 — translated: MPSMSNPYRPMDVRVAEDVHKARKNKEDKYCGVCGDRALGYNFDAISCESCKAFFRRNAPKGLEYFKCPYEEKCKMDVSNRRFCKRCRLRKCFEIGMRKEYILTEEEKSRKKQRIEENRYTKGQKVRECDRKNQISDVSTSNSYTGKVRVLEPDEDYLINEVVSAYRQSLEVSIDSEIPRDNASFLDLVNIAELSVRRVIDMAKKIKSFKSLSQTDQISLLKGGSIELLIIRSVITFDKEKQHFLDPFDNESNAMSLDQLKVGEGGGLFEEHMKFTKSLAIDLKADETMLILLLVISLFSPDRTNVTDKAYICQEQDKYALLLLRYMESRYPSSLVRSLYPKLLMKLTDIRNLNEEHSHVLLKVNPEGIQPLMKEVLDLNVKNEIA
- the LOC138334348 gene encoding vitamin D3 receptor B-like isoform X1, whose amino-acid sequence is MMFSEFSNHMRPYHHNHGHNHGPHPGMTPSHPQHHPPPPHGYNNPYMRPRMDATSDVFTCLFGDLFVKCFEDSNSNSMPSMSNPYRPMDVRVAEDVHKARKNKEDKYCGVCGDRALGYNFDAISCESCKAFFRRNAPKGLEYFKCPYEEKCKMDVSNRRFCKRCRLRKCFEIGMRKEYILTEEEKSRKKQRIEENRYTKGQKVRECDRKNQISDVSTSNSYTGKVRVLEPDEDYLINEVVSAYRQSLEVSIDSEIPRDNASFLDLVNIAELSVRRVIDMAKKIKSFKSLSQTDQISLLKGGSIELLIIRSVITFDKEKQHFLDPFDNESNAMSLDQLKVGEGGGLFEEHMKFTKSLAIDLKADETMLILLLVISLFSPDRTNVTDKAYICQEQDKYALLLLRYMESRYPSSLVRSLYPKLLMKLTDIRNLNEEHSHVLLKVNPEGIQPLMKEVLDLNVKNEIA
- the LOC138334348 gene encoding nuclear receptor subfamily 1 group I member 3-like isoform X2 yields the protein MMFSEFSNHMRPYHHNHGHNHGPHPGMTPSHPQHHPPPPHGYNNPYMRPRMDATSDVFTCLFGDLFVKCFEDSNSNSMPSMSNPYRPMDVRVAEDVHKARKNKEDKYCGVCGDRALGYNFDAISCESCKAFFRRNAPKGLEYFKCPYEEKCKMDVSNRRFCKRCRLRKCFEIGMRKEYILTEEEKSRKKQRIEENRKVRECDRKNQISDVSTSNSYTGKVRVLEPDEDYLINEVVSAYRQSLEVSIDSEIPRDNASFLDLVNIAELSVRRVIDMAKKIKSFKSLSQTDQISLLKGGSIELLIIRSVITFDKEKQHFLDPFDNESNAMSLDQLKVGEGGGLFEEHMKFTKSLAIDLKADETMLILLLVISLFSPDRTNVTDKAYICQEQDKYALLLLRYMESRYPSSLVRSLYPKLLMKLTDIRNLNEEHSHVLLKVNPEGIQPLMKEVLDLNVKNEIA
- the LOC138334348 gene encoding vitamin D3 receptor B-like isoform X9, yielding MMCLYVETGSRCHEDLVAVVNVYPTHQMGLQPQEYFKCPYEEKCKMDVSNRRFCKRCRLRKCFEIGMRKEYILTEEEKSRKKQRIEENRYTKGQKVRECDRKNQISDVSTSNSYTGKVRVLEPDEDYLINEVVSAYRQSLEVSIDSEIPRDNASFLDLVNIAELSVRRVIDMAKKIKSFKSLSQTDQISLLKGGSIELLIIRSVITFDKEKQHFLDPFDNESNAMSLDQLKVGEGGGLFEEHMKFTKSLAIDLKADETMLILLLVISLFSPDRTNVTDKAYICQEQDKYALLLLRYMESRYPSSLVRSLYPKLLMKLTDIRNLNEEHSHVLLKVNPEGIQPLMKEVLDLNVKNEIA
- the LOC138334348 gene encoding vitamin D3 receptor B-like isoform X5, which produces MSCIRTCCDLDLHTSVLDIDGVYLYDDAVKMDLSFEDSNSNSMPSMSNPYRPMDVRVAEDVHKARKNKEDKYCGVCGDRALGYNFDAISCESCKAFFRRNAPKGLEYFKCPYEEKCKMDVSNRRFCKRCRLRKCFEIGMRKEYILTEEEKSRKKQRIEENRYTKGQKVRECDRKNQISDVSTSNSYTGKVRVLEPDEDYLINEVVSAYRQSLEVSIDSEIPRDNASFLDLVNIAELSVRRVIDMAKKIKSFKSLSQTDQISLLKGGSIELLIIRSVITFDKEKQHFLDPFDNESNAMSLDQLKVGEGGGLFEEHMKFTKSLAIDLKADETMLILLLVISLFSPDRTNVTDKAYICQEQDKYALLLLRYMESRYPSSLVRSLYPKLLMKLTDIRNLNEEHSHVLLKVNPEGIQPLMKEVLDLNVKNEIA